Proteins found in one Solitalea lacus genomic segment:
- a CDS encoding AMP-dependent synthetase/ligase, which yields MSVTTIVDLFDSLGKRYGAKPFVCAKENGRWHEYQVDEFTDQVNQLSSGLISIGVGPNDKVANMSFNRPEWNFVDYAITQIGAVHIPLYPTLADQDIKFILNDAEVKVIFVSTRELYEKVDALRSEIPLLKAIYTYDDISGILSWKELCNPQNDIEEINKRRAQISPNSILTIIYTSGTTGTPKGVMLSHHNIISQLQALHKFIPQGVERALSFLPLSHVFERVANYLCAFLGITVYYAESIEAVSANLQEVKPHFFTTVPRLLEKIYDKITIKGSELTGIKKTLFYWALNLGLKYELNGANGWWYETQLKLANRLVFSKWREALGNEVKLIVSGGAALQPRLARVFMAAEITVLEGYGLTETSPVIAANHFDPKNYKFNSVGKPIDGITVKIADDGEILCKGPNVFSGYYKRPDLTEKVIDAEGWFHTEDIGELDPNGFLRITDRKKEMFKTAGGKYVAPQIIENKFKESLLIEQILVIGENQRFPAALIVPSFENLKEWCSRHSIQYTNNAEMIKHPEVIKKYEAVIALFNQGFGKWEQVKKFELLSKEWTIDGGEMTPKLSLKRKVIINNNQQLIEKIYMQ from the coding sequence ATGAGTGTAACGACAATTGTTGATTTGTTTGATTCTTTAGGGAAACGTTATGGCGCCAAGCCATTTGTGTGTGCCAAAGAAAATGGACGTTGGCATGAATATCAGGTAGACGAATTCACCGATCAAGTAAATCAGTTGAGTTCGGGACTGATAAGTATAGGTGTTGGTCCGAATGATAAAGTAGCAAATATGTCCTTTAACAGGCCTGAATGGAATTTTGTTGATTATGCCATAACTCAGATAGGTGCTGTTCACATACCCCTGTATCCAACCTTAGCAGATCAGGATATCAAATTTATTTTAAATGATGCCGAGGTAAAAGTGATTTTCGTTTCAACTCGTGAATTATATGAAAAGGTGGATGCACTGCGATCAGAAATTCCATTATTAAAGGCAATTTATACCTATGATGATATTTCTGGCATTCTTTCATGGAAGGAATTGTGCAATCCCCAAAATGATATTGAGGAAATCAACAAACGAAGAGCGCAAATTTCACCCAACAGTATTTTAACCATTATTTACACGTCTGGGACAACAGGAACTCCAAAAGGGGTAATGTTGAGTCATCATAATATTATAAGTCAGCTACAGGCTTTGCATAAGTTTATTCCGCAAGGGGTGGAACGTGCATTGAGTTTTTTGCCACTTTCACATGTTTTTGAACGGGTAGCAAATTACCTCTGTGCTTTTTTGGGAATTACAGTTTATTATGCAGAAAGTATAGAGGCCGTCTCAGCTAATTTACAAGAGGTAAAACCTCATTTCTTTACCACTGTACCTCGCTTGCTGGAAAAAATTTACGATAAAATAACCATTAAGGGGTCAGAGCTTACCGGTATTAAGAAAACGCTTTTTTATTGGGCTTTAAATTTAGGTTTAAAGTATGAGTTGAACGGAGCCAATGGTTGGTGGTACGAAACACAATTAAAACTGGCTAATAGACTTGTTTTTAGCAAATGGCGAGAAGCGCTTGGCAATGAGGTGAAATTGATTGTGTCGGGAGGTGCTGCTTTGCAGCCTCGCTTAGCCAGAGTTTTTATGGCTGCCGAAATAACTGTTTTGGAAGGCTATGGTTTAACTGAAACATCACCGGTAATTGCTGCCAATCACTTTGATCCGAAGAATTATAAGTTTAACAGCGTTGGAAAACCTATTGACGGCATTACTGTAAAAATTGCAGACGATGGGGAGATTCTTTGTAAGGGGCCAAATGTGTTTAGTGGGTACTATAAACGTCCTGACCTAACGGAAAAGGTTATAGATGCAGAAGGTTGGTTCCATACAGAAGACATTGGAGAATTAGACCCAAATGGCTTTTTACGAATTACTGACCGGAAAAAAGAAATGTTTAAAACTGCAGGTGGAAAATATGTAGCCCCGCAAATCATTGAAAATAAGTTTAAAGAATCACTGCTCATAGAACAGATTTTAGTTATTGGGGAAAATCAGCGTTTCCCTGCGGCGTTAATTGTTCCCAGTTTTGAGAATTTAAAAGAATGGTGTTCTCGCCACTCTATTCAATATACCAACAATGCCGAAATGATTAAACATCCTGAAGTGATTAAGAAATACGAAGCGGTGATAGCACTTTTTAATCAGGGTTTTGGTAAGTGGGAGCAGGTGAAAAAGTTTGAATTGCTTTCAAAAGAATGGACTATTGATGGTGGGGAAATGACTCCTAAATTAAGTTTAAAACGCAAAGTAATTATTAATAACAATCAGCAACTGATTGAAAAAATATACATGCAATAA
- a CDS encoding NAD(P)H-dependent flavin oxidoreductase produces the protein MKISNKMTQELNIEQPIIMAPMFLVSNEAMMKAAIESGMMGVFPSLNFRNEGELENVLNNLKEYKETHPEFSGNYGVNLIVQRSNPLYEKHLKICIDHKVPFYITSLGNPKPVIDLAHSYGAKVYCDVTNIDHATKCAKLGCDGFIAVGQGAGGHAGPSPLHLLVPSLKYHFPEIPIVAAGGIANGKGILSALSLGAMGVSIGTRFINSTESSVSNAYKQGIIDAKMEDIVLTEKLSGTPCNIINTPYAKKLGYKQNWFEKLLSTNKTTKKYFKMLVQINGMKKLEDAIRPNNYKTLWCAGQSVELINDILPTKEITERLLRELDEAYELLQQELLAVNLSK, from the coding sequence ATGAAGATAAGCAATAAAATGACGCAAGAACTTAATATAGAGCAGCCTATCATTATGGCTCCTATGTTTCTTGTTTCTAATGAAGCGATGATGAAAGCGGCTATTGAAAGTGGCATGATGGGTGTTTTCCCTAGCTTGAATTTTAGGAATGAAGGCGAATTGGAGAATGTTTTAAATAACCTTAAAGAGTATAAAGAAACACACCCTGAGTTCAGTGGAAACTATGGCGTCAATCTTATCGTTCAACGATCTAATCCATTATATGAAAAGCATTTAAAAATTTGTATTGACCATAAGGTTCCTTTTTACATTACATCCTTAGGCAACCCCAAGCCTGTTATTGATTTAGCACACTCTTATGGAGCCAAAGTATATTGCGATGTCACCAATATTGATCATGCTACCAAATGCGCCAAACTTGGCTGCGACGGGTTTATCGCAGTAGGACAAGGTGCTGGAGGCCATGCAGGTCCTAGTCCACTCCATTTACTGGTACCTTCTTTAAAATATCATTTTCCAGAAATACCAATTGTAGCAGCCGGAGGCATTGCCAATGGCAAGGGCATTTTATCAGCTCTTAGCTTAGGAGCCATGGGGGTTTCAATTGGAACCCGTTTCATCAACTCAACAGAAAGTTCGGTAAGCAATGCATACAAACAAGGAATTATTGATGCTAAAATGGAAGACATTGTGCTTACGGAAAAGCTTTCAGGCACGCCTTGCAATATTATCAATACACCTTACGCAAAAAAATTAGGTTACAAGCAAAATTGGTTTGAAAAGCTATTATCAACCAATAAGACCACCAAAAAATATTTTAAAATGCTTGTGCAAATTAATGGCATGAAAAAGCTGGAAGATGCAATACGACCTAATAATTATAAAACCCTTTGGTGTGCAGGTCAATCGGTAGAGCTTATTAATGATATTTTACCAACCAAAGAGATTACTGAAAGATTACTCCGAGAGTTGGATGAAGCCTATGAACTATTACAACAAGAGTTATTAGCTGTCAATCTGTCTAAATAA
- a CDS encoding PaaI family thioesterase: protein MKQLNNLINKAKTSSFNLWVLNRVLWRAIPFNSPHKFEIAEITNENVKIKMPYIRKNLNHIKGLHACGLATLCEYACGLQLMNILGAANYRIIMKDLTMEYHFQGKTDVTVNFKFSDNDAAVINNELLSTDAVFKNFELPVYDNMNNLICTAKVNWQIKRWDKVKTKV from the coding sequence ATGAAACAACTAAATAACCTCATCAATAAAGCCAAAACTTCTTCATTTAACCTTTGGGTATTAAACAGGGTTTTATGGAGAGCTATACCATTTAACAGCCCGCATAAATTTGAGATAGCTGAGATAACAAACGAAAATGTAAAGATTAAAATGCCTTACATCCGTAAAAATCTTAATCACATTAAGGGATTGCACGCGTGTGGATTGGCTACTCTTTGTGAATATGCATGCGGCTTACAGCTGATGAACATTTTGGGTGCAGCCAACTATCGCATTATAATGAAAGATTTGACAATGGAATACCATTTTCAAGGAAAAACGGATGTTACCGTAAACTTTAAGTTTTCGGACAATGATGCCGCTGTTATCAATAATGAACTGCTCTCTACAGACGCTGTTTTCAAAAATTTCGAGCTACCGGTATATGATAATATGAACAATCTTATTTGCACTGCCAAGGTGAACTGGCAAATTAAGAGATGGGATAAAGTGAAGACTAAGGTATAG
- a CDS encoding slipin family protein encodes MEPASILIIVVVVFAIIVLANAIRILREYERGVVFRLGRLVPATGSKGPGLILLIPIIDKMVRVSLRTVVMDVPPQDIITEDNVSIKVNAVVYFRVIEPQKAIVEVENYLFATSQLSQTTLRSVLGQSELDDLLSQREKINQKLQQIIDAHTESWGIKVSNVEVKQIDLPQEMQRAMAKQAEAERERRSKIIAAEGEFQASQRLADAAKILSDQPSALTLRYLQTLREIATENNSTTIFPVPIDLLTPFLGANQEKKNYGSPSSSSDIVL; translated from the coding sequence ATGGAACCGGCATCTATTTTAATAATTGTTGTTGTTGTATTTGCCATCATTGTTTTGGCAAATGCCATCAGGATTTTACGCGAATATGAACGAGGTGTTGTTTTCCGGCTTGGTCGTTTGGTGCCAGCTACCGGATCTAAAGGACCGGGTTTGATATTGCTCATACCCATTATAGATAAAATGGTGAGAGTAAGTTTACGAACTGTAGTTATGGATGTTCCTCCTCAGGATATTATTACTGAGGACAATGTTTCCATAAAAGTTAATGCAGTGGTATATTTTCGTGTTATTGAACCGCAAAAGGCTATTGTGGAGGTAGAGAACTACTTGTTTGCCACATCACAACTTTCACAAACAACCTTGCGAAGTGTTTTGGGGCAATCTGAATTAGATGATTTGCTATCTCAGCGAGAAAAGATCAATCAGAAGTTACAACAAATTATTGACGCTCATACAGAGTCATGGGGAATTAAGGTTTCTAATGTTGAAGTTAAGCAGATTGATTTGCCTCAGGAGATGCAGCGGGCAATGGCCAAGCAGGCGGAAGCTGAGCGTGAACGTCGTTCAAAAATTATTGCCGCCGAAGGGGAATTTCAGGCATCTCAACGTTTGGCCGATGCTGCCAAAATTCTTAGCGACCAACCTAGTGCATTAACACTCCGGTATCTTCAAACGCTGCGGGAAATTGCGACAGAAAATAATTCAACTACAATCTTTCCTGTTCCAATAGATTTGTTAACACCATTTTTAGGGGCTAACCAAGAGAAGAAAAACTATGGCAGCCCATCATCGTCTTCGGATATAGTATTATAA
- a CDS encoding NfeD family protein, translated as MFKFIVNTTSVLMDVIMRRYLFFIAILLSYPAILFAQKVVEISIDETINPVSAAYVSKGIEYASKERAECLLIQLNTPGGLLKSTRVIVSAILESPVPVVVYVSPGGAHAGSAGVFITLSAHIAAMAPGTNIGAAHPINIQGPMDSVMNNKATNDAAAFIRSIAEKRKRNLEWADEAVRKSISITENEALNKSVIDVVANNTTDLLRKIDGKKIETSAGVKILHTRAARIEPLTMSTTEKILNLLSDPNIAYILLLLGMYGILFELYNPGAILPGIIGVICLILSFYTMHSLPINYAGLALIIFAIILFLLEIKIVSHGMLAIGGAISLILGSMMLIRSDSSLELVKISRGVIVSSTAITTLFFLFVIGVGLRAQRAKPVTGIEGLIGEVGLSLETLDPRGLVRMHGEIWKAESISGKIDKDSKVRVVAMEHMNLKVESLLNG; from the coding sequence ATGTTTAAATTCATTGTAAACACAACTTCAGTTTTGATGGATGTTATCATGAGGCGTTATTTATTTTTTATCGCCATTTTATTGAGCTACCCTGCCATCCTTTTTGCCCAAAAAGTAGTAGAGATAAGTATTGATGAAACCATAAATCCTGTTTCGGCGGCATATGTTAGTAAGGGCATTGAGTATGCATCAAAAGAACGAGCTGAATGCCTGCTTATTCAACTCAATACCCCTGGAGGTTTATTGAAATCGACACGGGTAATTGTGAGCGCTATATTAGAATCCCCTGTGCCTGTTGTTGTCTATGTTTCACCGGGAGGAGCGCATGCCGGCTCAGCAGGTGTCTTTATCACCCTTTCAGCTCACATTGCTGCAATGGCACCGGGAACCAACATCGGTGCTGCTCATCCGATAAATATTCAGGGACCGATGGATTCCGTTATGAATAACAAAGCCACCAATGATGCGGCGGCATTCATACGTTCCATTGCCGAAAAACGAAAACGCAACCTGGAATGGGCCGACGAAGCAGTAAGAAAGAGTATTTCAATAACCGAGAATGAAGCACTAAATAAAAGCGTGATTGATGTGGTAGCCAATAATACAACTGACCTGCTCAGAAAAATTGACGGAAAAAAAATTGAAACAAGTGCAGGAGTAAAAATTCTTCATACCAGAGCGGCAAGAATTGAGCCTTTGACCATGAGTACTACCGAGAAAATTCTCAATCTGTTAAGTGATCCGAATATTGCTTACATTTTGTTATTGTTGGGCATGTATGGTATCCTATTTGAGCTCTATAATCCAGGCGCCATTTTGCCGGGTATTATCGGTGTAATTTGCCTCATTCTTTCGTTTTACACGATGCATAGCCTGCCTATTAATTATGCAGGGCTCGCCTTGATTATTTTCGCGATCATCCTCTTTTTGCTCGAGATAAAAATTGTTAGTCACGGCATGCTTGCCATTGGAGGGGCAATCTCATTAATCCTTGGTTCTATGATGTTGATTCGGAGCGATTCTTCCTTAGAGCTTGTTAAAATCTCCCGGGGAGTTATTGTATCATCCACCGCGATTACTACGTTGTTTTTTCTTTTTGTAATTGGTGTGGGTCTGAGGGCGCAACGGGCAAAGCCTGTAACTGGTATAGAAGGTTTAATTGGAGAAGTTGGTTTATCATTGGAAACACTTGACCCCAGAGGCTTGGTACGAATGCATGGAGAAATATGGAAGGCCGAATCAATCAGCGGAAAAATTGACAAGGACAGTAAGGTCCGCGTGGTTGCAATGGAACATATGAACCTAAAGGTTGAATCACTATTGAACGGTTGA
- a CDS encoding CapA family protein, translated as MATDNFNNHTPVTIGFAGDVMLGRMVTEKISKEGYNYPWGNMLPLFKNTDLNLVNLEVPLTHYNKEQRRRGNNIKADPKTIQSLIDARIDVVNLANNHILDFYEEGMLETIDLLNKAGIQHIGAGNNIEQATQPVIISKNDIKIGFIGFTDNEPYWLAVDKPGTNYVQVGDITPVQEVVNSIRDKVDILVLSMHWGDRIADRPMPEFVSFAHKIIDSGVDIIHGHGAHVFQGIEIYNGKLIMYDTGDLIDDFDLNPNVKNNESFFFSCEIDKNGIKKLKLTPIKLENMQANVAQNSDYNDIMRHMQQLSSAFGTNINANGEIVVN; from the coding sequence ATGGCAACTGATAATTTTAACAACCACACACCTGTAACTATTGGCTTTGCAGGTGATGTTATGCTAGGTCGAATGGTCACTGAAAAAATTTCAAAAGAGGGTTATAATTATCCTTGGGGCAATATGCTCCCACTTTTTAAAAACACCGATTTAAACCTGGTAAATTTAGAAGTTCCGTTAACCCATTATAATAAAGAACAACGACGAAGGGGAAATAACATAAAAGCAGATCCTAAAACAATTCAGAGCCTTATTGACGCACGAATTGATGTGGTTAACCTTGCCAATAATCACATACTTGACTTTTATGAAGAAGGCATGCTTGAAACCATTGATCTTTTGAATAAAGCAGGCATACAGCATATAGGTGCGGGAAATAATATCGAACAAGCCACTCAGCCCGTCATTATCTCTAAAAACGATATCAAAATTGGTTTTATCGGCTTCACCGATAATGAACCTTATTGGCTGGCTGTCGATAAGCCTGGTACTAACTACGTTCAGGTTGGTGATATTACACCAGTTCAGGAGGTTGTTAATTCCATACGTGATAAAGTTGATATTTTAGTTTTAAGTATGCACTGGGGAGATAGAATTGCTGACAGGCCGATGCCTGAATTTGTTTCTTTTGCACATAAAATTATTGATTCAGGGGTAGATATCATTCACGGCCATGGAGCTCACGTGTTTCAAGGCATTGAAATTTACAATGGCAAATTAATAATGTATGACACCGGTGATTTAATTGATGATTTCGACTTAAATCCGAATGTAAAAAATAACGAGTCCTTTTTCTTTTCTTGTGAAATAGATAAAAACGGCATCAAGAAACTGAAGCTGACACCAATTAAACTTGAGAACATGCAAGCGAATGTTGCCCAGAACTCTGATTATAATGATATCATGAGACACATGCAGCAGTTGTCATCAGCTTTTGGAACAAACATCAATGCCAATGGTGAAATTGTTGTGAACTAA
- a CDS encoding M61 family metallopeptidase, translating to MSTVSAATNPKLTYKLSFNDAAQHYVDVQMDVSDWNGKDLIVKLPVWAPGSYLVREFARHVEQFEAFSGSTALKAKKINKNTWKIAANKASNISIKYKVYAFELTVRTSFIDAAHAYLNGSNVFMYIDGKKELPSTVKITPSKNWKEISTGLEVVNGDKWTRYSNDYDVLADSPIEIGNQDIFTFEAAGVPHEVAMYGGGNYDKARLAKDLKRICEEATKVFDTNPCKHYTFIVHCLPTGGGGLEHLNSTTVQTAKFSFTNDKSYKSFLSLIAHEYFHLWNVKRLRPEALGPFDYDNENYTSMLWFSEGFTAYYDNLLTRRAGFYTPEAYLDILISDINKVTNQPGNYVQPVAESSFDAWIKYYRSNENSANSTISYYDKGSLLALMMDMEILRNSKGAKDLDDLMKYLYNEYYQNEKRGFTDAEFKAAAEKICGRNLDDFFSKYVNGTQPIPYNDYLNAVGLQLVNQNEGKSSEVLFGANTKTDNGKIIVTGVVKETAAYEAGINVNDEIIAFDNYRVDDLAKWLGYKKIGDKVDVLVSREGSLQTIPVVLKANTNVKYKFEAIKSVNTDQARAYNYWMKFDTTAIR from the coding sequence ATGAGTACAGTTTCAGCTGCAACCAATCCTAAACTAACCTACAAACTTTCATTTAACGATGCTGCCCAGCATTATGTGGATGTCCAAATGGATGTAAGCGACTGGAATGGAAAAGATTTAATTGTAAAGTTACCTGTATGGGCTCCAGGTTCATACTTAGTTCGCGAATTTGCTCGCCATGTTGAGCAATTTGAAGCTTTTTCAGGTTCTACAGCTTTAAAAGCAAAGAAGATTAATAAAAACACATGGAAAATTGCAGCTAATAAGGCTTCAAACATCAGTATTAAATATAAGGTGTATGCATTTGAACTTACAGTAAGAACTAGTTTCATTGATGCTGCTCATGCTTATTTGAATGGTTCGAACGTGTTTATGTATATTGATGGAAAGAAAGAACTACCTTCTACTGTTAAAATAACTCCAAGCAAAAACTGGAAAGAGATTTCTACAGGATTAGAGGTTGTTAATGGCGATAAATGGACTCGTTATAGTAATGATTATGATGTTTTAGCAGATTCTCCTATTGAAATCGGTAATCAGGATATTTTCACCTTTGAAGCTGCAGGTGTTCCGCATGAAGTAGCTATGTACGGTGGAGGAAATTACGATAAAGCTCGCTTAGCAAAAGACTTAAAACGTATTTGTGAAGAAGCAACCAAAGTATTTGACACCAATCCTTGTAAACACTATACCTTTATTGTACACTGTTTGCCAACTGGTGGAGGAGGTTTGGAGCACTTAAACTCAACAACAGTACAAACTGCAAAATTTAGCTTTACTAATGATAAATCATATAAATCATTCCTTTCACTAATTGCCCATGAGTATTTCCACTTGTGGAACGTAAAGCGTTTGCGTCCTGAAGCTTTAGGTCCGTTTGATTATGATAATGAGAATTATACTTCAATGCTTTGGTTTTCAGAGGGTTTTACAGCTTATTATGATAATCTATTGACTCGTCGTGCTGGTTTTTATACTCCTGAGGCATACTTAGATATTTTGATTTCAGACATTAACAAGGTTACCAATCAGCCTGGTAATTATGTGCAACCTGTTGCCGAATCTAGTTTTGATGCATGGATCAAATACTACCGTTCAAACGAAAACTCGGCAAACTCAACCATTAGCTATTATGACAAAGGTTCATTATTAGCACTAATGATGGATATGGAGATATTGCGTAATTCAAAGGGTGCAAAAGATTTGGATGATTTAATGAAGTACTTATATAACGAGTATTATCAGAATGAGAAAAGAGGGTTTACGGATGCTGAATTTAAAGCGGCTGCAGAAAAAATTTGTGGTCGTAATTTAGATGACTTTTTCTCTAAGTATGTTAATGGTACGCAGCCCATTCCTTATAATGACTACTTAAATGCAGTCGGGTTGCAGTTGGTAAACCAAAATGAAGGCAAATCTTCTGAAGTTTTATTCGGAGCCAATACCAAAACAGACAATGGTAAAATTATCGTAACCGGAGTAGTAAAAGAAACTGCCGCTTACGAAGCCGGAATTAATGTTAATGATGAAATAATTGCTTTTGATAATTATCGTGTTGATGATTTGGCAAAGTGGTTAGGGTATAAAAAAATAGGCGATAAGGTTGATGTTTTGGTAAGTCGTGAAGGATCATTACAAACCATACCTGTTGTGCTGAAAGCTAATACTAACGTGAAATATAAGTTTGAGGCTATTAAATCAGTTAATACTGATCAAGCCAGAGCTTATAATTACTGGATGAAATTTGATACTACAGCCATAAGATAG
- the glsA gene encoding glutaminase A, which translates to MKLRSLNRLLFLLCFNLLLIGPAFSQKKASDNILKIMKEAYELYKADKSGKNADYIPYLAKVDPNLYGITVVTAEGKVYELGDTNFEFGIESISKVFVLCLAMQSHTPEDIMQKIGVNATGFPFNSVTSIELQGKKAVNPLVNAGAMATTSLVKAENGAAKWKKINDYFNKLAGREIKVIDELYQSEAETNQHNQAIAILLQSYNAIYDNPLESCDIYTKQCSFGTTAKDLAMMAATLANNGIQPISKERLIETDHIPKVLAVMATNGLYETSGEWLYSIGLPAKSGVGGGIIAVAPGKMGIAVFAPPLDEAGNSVKAIKTIRYLSDKLQLNLFKAAEH; encoded by the coding sequence ATGAAACTACGCTCTTTAAACAGGCTCTTATTTCTTCTTTGCTTTAATCTATTGCTCATTGGCCCTGCTTTTTCTCAAAAGAAAGCCTCCGACAACATTCTAAAAATTATGAAAGAAGCCTATGAGCTTTACAAAGCTGATAAAAGCGGAAAAAACGCGGATTACATACCTTATCTGGCCAAAGTTGACCCAAATCTTTATGGAATTACCGTTGTTACCGCCGAAGGAAAAGTTTATGAATTAGGCGACACAAACTTCGAATTCGGTATTGAATCGATTTCAAAAGTGTTTGTATTGTGCCTTGCAATGCAAAGTCATACACCTGAAGATATTATGCAGAAAATAGGAGTTAATGCTACCGGATTTCCGTTTAACTCTGTTACCTCGATCGAACTGCAAGGCAAGAAAGCTGTTAATCCATTAGTTAATGCCGGGGCCATGGCTACCACCAGCTTGGTAAAAGCCGAAAACGGTGCTGCAAAATGGAAAAAGATCAATGACTACTTCAACAAACTAGCGGGGAGAGAAATTAAGGTCATTGACGAACTCTATCAATCAGAGGCTGAAACCAACCAGCATAACCAAGCCATTGCTATTTTATTACAATCATATAATGCCATTTATGACAATCCTTTAGAGTCATGTGATATTTATACTAAACAATGCTCATTTGGGACAACAGCCAAGGATCTGGCAATGATGGCTGCAACTTTGGCCAATAATGGAATACAGCCGATTTCAAAAGAGCGGCTTATTGAAACCGATCATATTCCAAAAGTTTTAGCAGTTATGGCCACCAATGGCTTATATGAAACTAGTGGAGAATGGCTATACAGTATAGGGTTACCTGCTAAAAGCGGTGTTGGAGGAGGAATAATTGCAGTTGCTCCTGGCAAAATGGGAATTGCCGTATTTGCACCACCATTAGATGAAGCTGGAAATAGTGTTAAAGCCATTAAAACGATTCGTTACCTGTCAGATAAACTTCAACTTAATTTATTCAAGGCGGCCGAACATTAA
- a CDS encoding AMP-binding protein gives MKLLELVRANKNLGFHDLKQSKEAGIDDLIVNLPGCGDSKYLVFLYTNNSIESLQALFSFWNCEKAVIALFGDTISVELKQSLEQLYRPMMIADASRKAIEGYEQIGTELETTLYVSLQKWNYVIAPEVKLLLSTSGTTGSPKLVKLSERNVVENALSIIDYLPIQLTDRTPLNLPIHYSYGLSVLTTNAIAGGTIFTSVDDILNRSFWEHFKQYNFTSIVGVPFVYEMLNRLGFLNEQLPSLRYFTQAGGRLSEDLIEKFYYYSISNTTQFFVMYGQTEATARMAFLPPAKTAEKLGSIGLPIKNGQFSIDSETSELLYSGPNIFGGYSEGYSDLDSYHQTLWLKTGDLARMDTDGYVYITGRLKRFTKIAGNRVNLDELENHLKQHFAISLIACTNFEDKKLLIFLTKSNETETDPMTDFIREKFGIHHSLVKTVLVDEIPLTANGKTNYQLLQNSFIENIGDKISK, from the coding sequence ATGAAGCTGCTTGAACTTGTTAGAGCCAATAAGAACCTAGGTTTTCACGATTTAAAACAATCGAAAGAAGCTGGAATCGATGATTTGATAGTAAATCTTCCTGGTTGTGGGGATAGTAAGTATTTGGTGTTTCTTTACACCAACAACTCTATAGAATCTTTGCAAGCCTTGTTCAGTTTTTGGAATTGTGAAAAGGCAGTTATTGCACTGTTTGGTGATACTATTTCTGTTGAACTCAAACAGTCACTTGAGCAGCTTTATCGGCCAATGATGATAGCTGATGCCAGTCGTAAGGCAATAGAGGGGTATGAACAGATAGGAACCGAACTTGAGACCACTCTTTATGTTTCATTGCAAAAGTGGAACTATGTGATTGCGCCTGAAGTGAAATTGCTCCTATCAACATCTGGCACAACAGGCTCTCCTAAGCTAGTGAAGCTTTCAGAGCGAAATGTTGTTGAAAATGCCCTTTCTATAATTGACTACCTGCCAATTCAGTTGACAGATAGGACTCCATTGAATTTACCAATTCATTACTCTTATGGCCTTTCAGTTTTGACTACAAATGCAATTGCTGGAGGTACAATTTTTACTTCAGTTGATGACATTTTGAATCGCTCATTTTGGGAGCATTTCAAGCAATATAATTTTACAAGCATTGTTGGGGTGCCGTTTGTTTATGAAATGTTAAATCGATTAGGTTTCTTAAATGAACAACTACCAAGCCTTAGGTATTTCACGCAGGCAGGAGGGCGATTAAGTGAGGATTTGATTGAGAAATTTTATTACTATTCTATCAGTAATACAACTCAATTTTTTGTAATGTATGGGCAAACCGAAGCCACAGCGAGAATGGCGTTTTTGCCTCCCGCAAAAACAGCGGAAAAATTAGGGTCCATAGGGTTGCCTATAAAAAATGGTCAGTTTAGCATTGATAGCGAAACAAGTGAATTGCTGTATTCCGGTCCAAATATTTTTGGTGGTTATAGCGAAGGTTATTCAGACCTTGATTCGTATCATCAAACACTATGGCTTAAAACAGGAGACTTAGCTCGGATGGATACTGACGGTTATGTCTATATAACCGGACGTTTAAAGAGGTTTACTAAAATTGCCGGTAACAGGGTTAATTTAGATGAGCTCGAAAACCACCTGAAACAACATTTTGCTATTTCGTTAATAGCATGTACAAATTTTGAGGATAAAAAACTGTTAATTTTCCTGACTAAAAGTAACGAGACTGAAACAGATCCAATGACTGATTTTATACGAGAGAAATTTGGTATTCACCATTCATTGGTTAAAACTGTTCTGGTAGACGAAATTCCGCTTACTGCCAATGGTAAAACTAATTATCAGTTACTGCAAAATAGTTTTATTGAGAACATTGGCGATAAGATCAGCAAATGA
- a CDS encoding acyl carrier protein encodes MSNSEKLIGAFSNALGIQREKVNEQLSYQSVKQWDSIAHMVLVAEIEDSFNIRIEDKDIMEMDTFLNTRQLLEKYDIQFD; translated from the coding sequence ATGAGTAACTCAGAAAAACTAATTGGGGCATTCTCAAATGCCCTTGGAATTCAGAGAGAAAAAGTAAATGAACAATTAAGTTATCAATCTGTGAAACAATGGGATTCTATTGCTCACATGGTATTGGTTGCCGAAATAGAGGATTCATTTAATATCAGGATAGAAGATAAGGATATAATGGAAATGGATACCTTTCTCAATACGAGGCAACTTTTGGAAAAATATGATATTCAGTTTGACTAG